The DNA sequence AAAACTCGTGCAAAGTCTCCATATCCTTACCTTGTGTGCCACGGCCCACGCCTACCGCGGCTAGCGGCTCTGCGAATCACCAATGGGTATATTTTCTGTTACAGGTCTGTGATAATAACTTTTCCCCGGCTCCTCTGAGATTTTACCTCCTTTGCCTCTTGGGACCCTTAGTTGTATTATGCTGGATAAAAAATCTGAAGTCGCTAGCACCGGTGACATCGTTAGGGACTTGTTGCAGTATTGGTTGCATCGGCACTATCTATTACTTCATATTCTCGCAGCCAATCTCGCTCGAACACAGGAAGGCGTCCGGGTCATTTAATGACTTTGCCCTCTCCTTCGGGACTACCTTGTTCGCACTGGAGGCTTTCCCAGAGGTAGGTTTAGCACTTGAATTTGTAGGCTTAACAGATGGTTTTACTGCTGATCTTGCGGTTGATTAACTATCAAAATACGAGTATTTAACTCACAGCGTAGCCAACCACAGAGAAATACCAGACGAATCGGTTTTTGGTAGAGAGGCGTgatacgaaaattttgaattttttgcatgttTGCCTTTTTCAGGGTACTTACACATttcctaaacttttttttttttttttttttttttttttttttatttttttttttaaaaaacctctAAATTTTTGACTGCTTCTAAAGGTTTTACCTCCATGCTCTTCTCAAGTTACAAAAGTGAGTCGTAACACTGTCAAGACTCTCCTTTAGGCCTATGGTTCtacgttcaattttgatgaGGCAACGTATACCGATGGCTAAAGAGCGAAAACACTTATCTGCAAAgtggtgtctcaaaatttctgctaCCTACTATTGTAGTGTTTAGGAGAAAAACAAGTCGACTGTACAGCTTGAACTTTTTGCGGAATATTCTGTGagtggagaagaaaaatcaaggaagcttTCAATAATTAAGTTGACcaggatgaaaaaataaagtatgacaggaagtctgcaacgtcgcaaacggaggtacgagCTTTTGCACTTTGGCTCTCCATACCTTAATGCTTAAATTTGGACCGTATCTagtcgtcgccctcctgacataagggtgtAACTATATTTCGCGATGAACCTCGCCGTCCATGTAACTTGATGCTTATTTAAGCTCATCTCAAATTgcagttacgcctttttgtcagccaagcgatgCAGTGGTCCACCTGGAAGTTTTTGATGCCGTCAGCGTCTTTTTTGTGAAGttttgatgaggaaatatgCCTCAAAGACGTCTAATTTTCACAGGTAAAAAATctcttggatccggagtccagactcttataaaatttgattagaaaaaatactcttgattcagtcgaatttttgcttgaatcgatgagaaaaaagcgaaaattaagaggcttggttctcgatgcAAGCGAAAGTcccattgaatcaagaatatttttcttgtcaaattttataaaaGTTTGGACGCTGGATCAAAGAGGTTTACGTTGTGACTTTGAAAATCTTGATGGCAAGTAGCTATAATAGAATATTCTGATACTACGTTTTAATTCCtggttatttttttggagcagCTACATTCTCACCCAGATTCATAATACTCTCGCAGCCATGTAGCCCTGAcggtaaaaaaacaatttttttttaaaagagttaTTCTGACCAGTCCTGTTTACTTACAGATTCTGCCGATTAAAAATAGGATGACAAAACCGGGACAATTTGGATCCACTTTCGGTGTGCTCAACGCAGCAATGGTTCCCAACACTGCATTGTGCGTCGTTTTCGGGGTTTTCGGGTATCTAGCCTacggaaaaaatactctcagtCCCATCACTCTGAACTTGCCACAGACCGGAATGTAAGAGACCACAATAGTATCCTAATCATCTTACAAAATTAACAATTCATATTCTGTTAAGTTGTAATTTTCACACGTCGTAAGCAAAAGGTCGAATCTTGAACATAGAGAAAAATGTCTAGGAAAATGGCCAATTGTTCTTATTCAGCTTACAAAAGTCTGTTTCTGGAGTTATAATTTGAAGGATTAAATAAAACGGACTCATTTAGAGCGTTATCACCTGATATCCGCAAAATTCATGGAATTTAGCCCAGTAGATTGCTTGAACAAACCATGACTAAGAAATGAAATCTTCTAAAATATGTAACATACGTGTATGATGGTTGCGAGTTACATTCATCCACGAAAACAGCAATTTCTTAATACTTCTAGGAGTGATCAGAGCAAAACGGAAAGACACATTTTAAGAAATCCTTTAATTTCAGGGTTGGAGACCTAATCAGGTTCCTCTTGGGTGCATCCATCTTCATGTCTTATCCAATCGGCAATTACGTTGTTGTTGAGCTTCTTTGGCACAAGAATTTGAAACTGAGATACGAAAAAATACCAGATTATTGGGAGTACGTCTTCCGAACATGCGTGACGTGCACTAACAGTAAGTATTATTtcctgcaaaaagtaaaataaatatttatatatattaagAGTACTCCCtatctttctaaaaaaaagtacagCTTTACCATATATTAATGCAAGATGCAGTtacaaattttattaaatatttgcTCTGACGGAATTAAAATTGGCACATGAACATTTCCAGCATGGGGAAGTATAGGTACGTGCATTTAAGATgacctctttttttaaactttttatatttttccagtCTTATGCTGCATCGCTGTGCCCAACTTGGAGCTAATCATGTCGTTGGTGGGATCTCTCATGGTGCCCGCTCTCGAGCTATGGCTACCTGCCATCATGCACACTATCACGTTCTGGAATGAATACACGGGGATTAAATTCCTCATCTACGTGATAGGGCCCTTCATCCTCTGTATGGTCACCGGCTTTTTTGCTCTGGTCGTCTCTCTCAGCACCACTGTCTTTGAGATCTACCAAACATTCTAGTTATACTATTTCGATAATGTTGAATGTTTGTCTTGTAACGATATTgttaattttgtaaataattaaTATACATTTTTGTACAGTCGTATAGTATATTTGTCATTCATTTTCCTTTAGAACCAGGGGCCTTTGGGTGAGAGCAATAATATAAGGAGACATAGTGTTCGCATGCTCAACGGAGGACACCCAATATTTTCAATTAGCTGAACCGTTCATGAAATAGCTTACTAGGACATTCCGGCGTCTACCAAAATGGTAGATGATACATGCAGATGATAAAAAATGACGGAACGAagaattttaacaaaatttggaggttccgtttggtattttttataaaatctgGCAGAACCCTTCCTTGCAAAGGGGCCTCTAATCCTATTTTTGGCGAAGCCAGTCCCTCGATAATTGAAAGTTAGTATGACATAACAAGAGTAGCCTAAATGcatgaaaatacaattttttttactaatttaatTGACATACCACTACATTTCGGAGTGAGAACCATGTACAACTTacaaagacaaagaaaattaacaaaacacagtaaaaaaattacatagttCGGTTGAGAGAGAGAGGTCAGATGATGTGAGAAGGAAATGACAATTGGAATGCCAATTTGGCTACTCTTGTTAGGTCATATCTAATAGATGCAATAATGCAGAATATTACAAGAAAGTCAGTCCGCTTCTGCTGTTATAGGGCATTGATTGACAATCaatgtttttttatcattaaataaATGGATTTCCTTTTTCAGTTAAACGTCTATGGACGCATATGTAAATACTCTTTTTGCACGATTCTGAAACATTGCgtcacaattttcaaaatcataccCAATAAATCGATTAAGATTatccaaaattaattcgaaGGCCTTATGACTTGTAGAAAAAAGTCAAAACAGAGTCAAGAATTTTCGTTTAcgtataaagccgcttttatagtgCTCTctagcgctctgcgacacctagccacCAGAGTCCCCTATCCTCTCAAACTCCCGAATTTTCGTTTCTGAGCTGAAATTCATGGTCTGAAAAGAGGACTGATTCCAAATTTGAAGAGGCGTCGGTTTAATTGCTCAAACAAGGAAATTTGACCGATAAAATAATTCACAGACTCCTTATACTATTCAAAAAGATAACAGGCGTCTGGTTCGGTAATCAAAATAAGCAAATGCAAACTTGAAACGAAATCCCTCGTGTTCGAAACGAATGATTTTTCCGTTTATAACATTGTTTCACCTCGTGATCATAAAAGCTTTTAACTAATTCCTCTCTTCACACTTATTTTCGATCGAGAACTCTTTGAAAAAGTTATTTTGACTCATTTTATCCACCATCACACAAAACTGCTGCTTCTATACACGCGTTGAAGTCTATAATTCTTGGGTAAGTAAATCATATCGAGTACTAAAACTGGTGATTCATATACATGTATGTGCTAAATTGATTTATAtgttatcaaatttcaaaattgtttgtttAATGTCAAACAAATCACTGCTCTCATGTTGCAGTTCGTATTTAAAGATACGTCGCAGCAGAGGACCTTCTCTATAATATTTTTGAGACTgcggtaaaattattttgaacacTTAATTGTTCTTGTTTGTCAATTTTGAAGGTAGGTGCGTTCAGccaaattaagttaaaaattaaattgattccTGTTATTCCcatatattttacaaaatttcaatcttcCCCTGTTTGTGTGTATTAATAATTTCACTTATGTAGTTTTCTATATATTTGTTGGTTTGTTGTTTTTTCACCGAGTTTTGCTTCTTAGTTTCTtagtttcttagtttttttgttttttgttttttgttagcAAATTTAGGAAGTATTCACGACGTCTATGCTTTCTCATACTTCAGAGGACTAATCATTCAACCCTAATATTTAATTAGAATATTTTCCGTTCCTCTTTTTTCTGGTGATCCCGCACGAAATTTACAAGATTTTGGAGCATATTGCAAGTGTATTTACATTTCATCACAGACGCACCAAtcaaagaaataataaattatacatttaaaaaagtatttaaaataaaGTGTATTTCTATTgcaactttgaaatattctcttATATTGTCCTTTGAGAGAAAATATGACCAAAGTatctctttcaaattttcgacgattatttttgaatgattgaaaaaattcacagaTAATTTCTAGAGAAAGTAttgatcttttttttacaaaaataaaacataaagaGGAGCCTTGCAATGTCACAATCGTAAATACGTTTTTTCGTATTTACTTATCAACGTATCCATTGGATCTTGCTGGGTTGAagcttatttattatttttctagaCAGGAAGGCTGAGCTGTGATGGATCGTATAGAATCAAACTCTAAAACAGCCCTTGACGCAGCAGAACACACGGAGTCCactaattttgatgaaaatatgaGCCACACGACCACAAACCGACGGGTAAATCTGCCTCGTAAGTTGTTACAACTTTATACAGGAACGTTGTGGCTTCCAAGGCAGAAAAATTGCATCCGTCAAGATAGAAGGCGCATCTTGCTTGAAGTCAAACACATGTTTGATTCATCCAGTTGTCTTGGCTGTCTAAGTCTAAAgattaaaatctcaaaatcgattgaaaaataaaactgtaaTAAAAATTAGTTTAGTAGgtaaattttttagttcatcgTAAATCTAACGGTTAAATAATTTAGTTCTCGCATGTCTGTATCTGAAATGGAATATGGAATGTGTATCGAATGTTATTTTAATTCATCGATGCACAGATTCTTCTCGGGTTACTTAAATGATGACGGAGTTAGCATCTTGTTAATTCAACATCACATTCTTTCTTTATAGTGACTTTGTGGGCTTAATTTCTGTTGTTGACTTGtatctgattttcttttcacacttcaatatttttaacaatttctaTGAAATAACCGGAATCGcctatctaatttttaaccatttgtttagcagaaaggaatcaagccacattaGTTATTGCACAATTTAACTGgggaatttgagaatttcatttcttaaaagagaacgtttgtgcagattcttttgaaaattttagggaatttgcttcgtactgtgcagaaaattcactgaaatctgcactaaaatccgcacaccgttttcatgtaaaaatgtaattttacatgttaaatttggcaataactgatgtgacttggttcctttctgcttgccGCGGTGCAAATGAGACCCTACGTGTACCTACGTGAGATACTTCCAAATATAAGTATATAGTTCATTCAAGTTCAGTTCAATGTGGTTATATGTATAGTGCGGTGTTTGATTTGATTAGACTAATTTTTAATTGATGTTAAAAACCAATCCTCTGGTTACAGCGAGTATACTCGCGAATTGCTAAGAAaaacttttccaaaattaacaCTATTCCAATTCTTTGTTCTATAGAAATTTTGCAGCAATATCACTTCTGATCAAATCTGTTGTCGGGACCGGGATCTTAGGAATGCCCAGAGCTTTTTACAATGCAGGCTACATTCTCGGAACATTCGGCACGATATTCATCGGAATAATAACAGCCACTACCTCTCATTTAATAGTGAGTTTAACTGAGTAGTTTTTCAAGAATAATATCATCAGACTTCAACACAAAAATCATAGAATCACGGAAATCTATGgggataaaaaaatttaaagtcggtTTGATCCAAGATTGAATCGATTATTGGAAATAGGACTTGAAATaggacttttaaaattaattctacCCCCATAAAACTAATTATCTTTTAAATCTGATTTATCAGTAAACCCCCTCCCACTCCTCTACCCACCCCTGTGTCTTCTTTTAAGACAATAATTGTTGGAAATTCAGAGATCAGAAAATACTTATAAAATATTAAGGGTTCACTGAAACTTATTTAGGATGAAAGATATGACAGGATGGTGTATATTATTCACTGACGTTTCAACTTGTTGCACAACTGTTTTTACAGGCTGAATCGGAACACGAGTTGTGCAGGAGGAAAAGAATTCCTCGCATGACTTATCCTGAAACAGTCGAAGCGGCGTTTGAACCAGGGCCCTCGAAATGTAAGACGATTTAAATATATTGCAAGGTAaaataaaacagtttgtaaTTTCAATGAACTGAATTCAATTGGTAATTATAAGAGAAAAACTGTTTATAACAACTTCGCAATGGGTCTATCGTACACAAGATAAACATTGAACAGTCAACTGAGTACTTTTTCAACATGGAAAATCGTGCCAAAGTCACACGTTGAGGCTCtgcataatttaaaatatctaaaatccACTCTTGAACGCACAAATTGCGTAGTCTATATCACGGGTTTTTCACATTCACCTCCAAAGAGGGTAGTTTTTTTACCGTCTACAGTCTACTATATACGCTCAGAGAGAACAAGGTGGTTGGTTCACATTCACCTTCGAGGAAAAGAAGGCCAAAAATTGCTatagaattcaaaattttgatttctaaTGAGTATCAATGCAAGACTGAGGAGGAGAGTGTTCATTTCCGGCAaatgcattggaatattaagttgaggtcacgctGAGAGATCTAtagcaatttttgtatttttagacTTCGTCAGTAGATCACTCTGGTAAAAGAGAGaccagagagagagagaaacctACTACTAGCAATTAAACGAACAATCCTGCAAGACCTTTCAACCTTACTTAAGGGGTTGTTTTCTCCTTATTTGTTTACACTATAAACACACATGTTGCGAATTAGTTAAAAACAAActaaagaaaaatgtgaaacaaTTTTCGAGATTCTTTGTTTCTTGTTAAGTTCAGGTTTTTTTTCGTCTCTCTCTGAAGAAGCATAATTTCCGGTGACTAAAAAAAACTGTTCGTGGAcatggtaaatttgaaaaagcacaATACGAGTGATGCGTTAATAATGCGTCAAAGAGCAGATTTAAAGATGTGCTCAACGTGCATTCAGAGCAATTTGTATACGCAGAGAGTATTCACCTGGTTGTATCCTATCCACCCAACAGACTCGTTGCAATCCGTTTGCGATGGGACAACTTAATTAGAATTTTACTCTAAATAAGGCATGAGAAATGTTAAGAAGTTCATGATTAATTGTGTTAATGAACAGTATAAAATACTTGGAATAGTTCCTTAGTAGAAATGGGGAGTAATTTTTGATAATAATTGGTTGATGCACCCAAACAACGCCTTATAAAATTATCAGAGTGAAAAACAAACGTTAGAATTCAGGAAGTCGAAGTTTTACACAAACTGCACGAGTTCAGTTTCATCTTCTTAAATAGACAGATGATCATACATGGGTTTCTGGACCGAGAATAGTAActaaagaaatgaaatttttaattttcagagtgATCTGCAGTTCGTTTTTAGTAATGATGGAGTTCAGCGGTGGCTGTGTCTATTTGATTTTCATCgctgaaaatattaaagaggCAAGCTTTTATTTACACGAATAATTGAGTATCCTTTCAAaaaggtttttattgatttgtgaAAAGGTCACTagacaaagaaattaaaatccaCTGGcgataaattttttcaatttatctgACTGGTTAAGCAATATTCCAGAATGCTTCACCCAGAAATGGATGAgttcaaagttttattttgagGTCTAAATCATGTTCAAGAATTAGTGGAGCCATTTGAAGTTAGAAATTGTCGCCTCCAGCTGAAATATAACTCGGAAAAACCATTTATTTGGAATCGGATGTTTGTTCAAAATATTACT is a window from the Bemisia tabaci chromosome 5, PGI_BMITA_v3 genome containing:
- the LOC109032388 gene encoding proton-coupled amino acid transporter-like protein acs, which encodes MGLEKKSESRTVLDVGVNEDIPDFSDENYEPHDHEPDGKSASYFQAFSVLMKASLGTGILGMPRAFYKAGYILGTISTIISGGLTILSVHLIARTEHELCRRKRIPRMTYPEVAEAAFEKGVFRRFKRVSRNICFYGLVLTEFGTTAAYAIAIAENLKAVCDNNFSPAPLRFYLLCLLGPLVVLCWIKNLKSLAPVTSLGTCCSIGCIGTIYYFIFSQPISLEHRKASGSFNDFALSFGTTLFALEAFPEILPIKNRMTKPGQFGSTFGVLNAAMVPNTALCVVFGVFGYLAYGKNTLSPITLNLPQTGMVGDLIRFLLGASIFMSYPIGNYVVVELLWHKNLKLRYEKIPDYWEYVFRTCVTCTNILCCIAVPNLELIMSLVGSLMVPALELWLPAIMHTITFWNEYTGIKFLIYVIGPFILCMVTGFFALVVSLSTTVFEIYQTF